The proteins below come from a single Gimesia alba genomic window:
- a CDS encoding ParB/RepB/Spo0J family partition protein, translating into MTVQINAGSVIHIPLEQIRPFANQPRKDFDPKQLQELAGAISVVGQQVSAIVIALPEGGQHRFELVDGERRWRACKLAGVETLKCEIVETSGEADQYRRSVASNFGRADHTPLEIADAIKVLRADGMTIEKIADLFGRSVPWVCNYQSLQKLSDSVLKLLNHPEKDKRLRVSHAFAIASLPKSEQIKVARDCVSQSMRPYQLSQRVRSTKVQLGIARPEDRDSHDDWMVIVRFVDRTLGDLQPLMDIDENWILRILSNRNERQLDNLDVLAEELASEMTAYTEFIRTLIKKARNQGRRKETA; encoded by the coding sequence GTGACAGTTCAAATTAACGCAGGAAGCGTAATTCATATTCCTCTCGAACAGATTCGCCCCTTCGCGAATCAACCGCGAAAGGACTTCGACCCGAAGCAGTTGCAGGAACTCGCTGGTGCGATCTCAGTGGTGGGCCAGCAGGTGTCGGCCATAGTAATCGCTCTCCCCGAAGGCGGCCAACATCGTTTCGAACTGGTCGACGGGGAGCGCCGCTGGCGTGCTTGCAAACTTGCCGGTGTTGAAACACTGAAATGTGAGATTGTCGAAACTTCCGGCGAGGCAGATCAGTACCGCCGTTCGGTTGCTTCAAACTTCGGGCGGGCAGATCACACACCGCTTGAGATCGCCGATGCGATCAAGGTGCTGCGGGCAGACGGGATGACGATCGAAAAGATCGCCGACTTGTTCGGGAGGTCGGTTCCGTGGGTGTGTAATTACCAGTCGTTGCAAAAGCTATCCGACTCCGTGTTGAAGCTTCTGAACCACCCTGAGAAAGATAAACGACTGCGAGTGAGCCACGCCTTCGCAATCGCGTCACTACCAAAGAGTGAGCAGATCAAGGTTGCGAGAGATTGCGTCAGTCAGTCGATGCGGCCCTATCAGCTGAGCCAGCGGGTTCGAAGCACAAAGGTTCAACTGGGAATCGCAAGGCCCGAAGACCGCGATTCTCACGACGACTGGATGGTTATAGTTCGCTTTGTGGATCGCACATTGGGCGACCTACAACCGCTGATGGATATCGACGAAAACTGGATACTGCGGATTTTGTCAAACCGCAATGAGAGGCAACTGGACAACCTGGATGTTCTGGCAGAGGAACTGGCGAGCGAGATGACAGCCTACACGGAATTCATCCGAACACTGATAAAAAAGGCTCGAAATCAGGGTCGGCGAAAGGAAACCGCGTAA
- a CDS encoding helix-turn-helix domain-containing protein: MAMETAKADDEKTDWTVQQILYDKVIEARNSGMSVSQIARDSGVTQPVLSRWLSNTGKETISGPTVDKLAKHFGLTLQ; the protein is encoded by the coding sequence ATGGCAATGGAAACCGCGAAGGCGGATGATGAAAAGACGGACTGGACGGTGCAGCAGATCCTGTACGACAAAGTGATTGAGGCACGCAACAGTGGCATGTCGGTGAGTCAGATCGCACGCGATAGCGGCGTGACTCAGCCGGTGCTGTCGCGTTGGCTCAGCAACACAGGAAAGGAAACGATCAGCGGTCCGACTGTGGATAAGCTGGCGAAGCACTTTGGTTTGACGCTGCAGTAG
- a CDS encoding MutS N-terminal domain-containing protein yields MAKTKQKTPLERHDEIKRSNPGVVLLFRTGDFYEAFREDAEIAARVLGLTLTTMTKSSDDPVTKVGFPFHSLDDSLRKLIEAGYRCSICN; encoded by the coding sequence ATGGCGAAAACAAAGCAAAAAACACCGCTTGAACGGCACGATGAGATCAAGCGGAGCAACCCTGGTGTAGTCCTGTTGTTTCGCACGGGCGACTTCTACGAAGCGTTTCGCGAAGACGCGGAGATCGCTGCTCGTGTGCTGGGTCTTACATTGACGACGATGACGAAATCCTCAGACGACCCGGTAACAAAGGTCGGCTTTCCGTTCCATTCGCTTGATGACAGTTTACGAAAACTGATCGAAGCCGGTTATCGGTGTTCGATCTGCAACTGA
- a CDS encoding co-chaperone GroES, which yields MKYKAIPLGERVLITKDDDQRQSRGGIILPDASKVPTITGRVIEISQQVKNDPLIPIRVMDKVLIQPQSATPVSYDQTNKQYIVHVDDVIAVFEPIEKSEVEVTP from the coding sequence ATGAAATACAAGGCAATCCCACTCGGTGAGCGAGTTTTGATCACAAAGGATGACGACCAAAGGCAGTCTCGCGGCGGTATTATCCTACCGGACGCGAGCAAGGTTCCGACGATCACCGGTCGCGTCATTGAGATATCCCAGCAGGTGAAAAACGACCCGCTGATTCCGATCCGTGTGATGGACAAGGTTTTGATTCAACCACAATCGGCGACGCCCGTCAGCTACGATCAAACGAACAAGCAGTACATCGTTCACGTGGATGATGTGATCGCTGTTTTCGAACCGATTGAGAAATCAGAGGTTGAGGTGACTCCATGA
- a CDS encoding LexA family protein, translating into MKTTQPTTRQKLTEKQQSIYDFIERQITVLRVSPTVREIGDQFGIRSSNGVLCHLRALERKGWIKRDHYLSRGITLIPVITKHEVETCNGSCFKIGDTIVRCVGPEGQFVNLEIETSEQVSEVFEE; encoded by the coding sequence ATGAAAACAACTCAACCAACAACTCGTCAGAAACTGACCGAAAAGCAGCAGTCGATCTACGACTTTATTGAGCGGCAGATCACTGTGCTCAGGGTGTCGCCGACGGTACGGGAAATCGGAGACCAATTCGGAATCCGTTCTTCCAACGGGGTCCTGTGCCATCTGCGAGCCCTTGAACGCAAGGGGTGGATCAAACGTGACCACTACCTTTCGCGCGGGATTACGTTAATACCCGTGATCACAAAGCATGAAGTCGAGACCTGTAACGGCTCATGTTTCAAGATTGGCGACACGATCGTTAGGTGTGTCGGTCCAGAGGGTCAGTTTGTAAATCTTGAAATCGAGACATCCGAGCAGGTTAGTGAGGTTTTCGAAGAGTAA
- a CDS encoding TlpA family protein disulfide reductase: MKCETELADMTRYLGFLESRFTGLISDNINLRLQRYALIAITLVMLVITLCGCDQNASGYEPDKTTIKAEVASQIAFYEPQPASNPKVQTTCDECRGTKQVRSGDGLAMVPCSCGENCKCQRTEEAKVGPPVGNRMLMFTATWCGPCQLWKQNNVAALNAQGWTVGPSRDDHIQTINYDVSQSLVRQYGVGPIPVFIMINSAGQEVARHTGNNLNAIETAEFFYNNQPLPRSSYPPAPEADPIEDVSETAWQSPPQRPAMVTRRGRIISRGCRGGRCR; this comes from the coding sequence ATGAAGTGTGAAACAGAATTGGCTGATATGACTCGCTATCTCGGTTTTTTGGAGTCAAGGTTTACCGGGCTAATCAGTGACAACATCAACTTGAGACTGCAACGTTACGCTTTAATCGCGATCACCTTGGTTATGCTTGTTATTACGCTCTGTGGTTGCGATCAGAACGCCTCAGGCTACGAGCCGGACAAAACCACCATCAAAGCAGAGGTCGCATCCCAGATCGCGTTCTACGAGCCTCAACCGGCGAGCAACCCAAAGGTGCAAACAACCTGCGACGAATGCAGAGGCACGAAGCAGGTGCGTTCTGGAGACGGCCTGGCAATGGTGCCGTGTTCGTGCGGGGAAAACTGTAAGTGCCAGCGGACCGAAGAGGCCAAGGTTGGTCCACCTGTCGGGAATCGAATGTTGATGTTTACGGCAACCTGGTGCGGGCCTTGCCAACTGTGGAAGCAGAACAACGTCGCCGCTTTAAACGCTCAGGGCTGGACTGTCGGCCCGTCTCGTGACGATCACATTCAGACAATCAATTATGACGTGAGTCAGAGTCTGGTTCGCCAGTACGGCGTTGGTCCGATCCCGGTGTTTATCATGATAAACTCGGCAGGTCAGGAAGTAGCACGACATACAGGTAATAACCTAAACGCTATAGAAACCGCCGAGTTTTTTTATAACAACCAGCCGTTGCCGCGCAGTAGTTATCCACCGGCTCCTGAAGCAGATCCGATTGAGGACGTTTCAGAAACGGCGTGGCAGTCACCGCCACAGCGGCCAGCGATGGTGACGCGGCGAGGTCGGATCATTTCGCGCGGGTGTCGCGGCGGGCGGTGCCGATGA
- the terL gene encoding phage terminase large subunit, giving the protein MLDQLPTAAGSLVRRLPNNRLAISSKLVAAAEQELAQRSLYHFTKQAWHILEPDAPFVDNWHIKAIAEHLEAIVNPVNDDTLGLRDFLIKKLLINVPPGAMKSILVNVMFPAWTWGPNNKPSKRFFYASYDQALSMRDSVKCRDLIRSDWYQKRWGKIFSLKYGQDQKKKFENNKKGWRMATSVGGTGTGEHPDVIVVDDPHNALQAESENERKTAVEWWSGTMATRGVSRQSSRVMIMQRLHDQDLSGHVLTKEKGWLHICLPMRFEFDRMKTTPLGFNDPRTEVGELLWPALFNEQAVDDLENTLRAVSEASIAGQLQQRPPEKFDGAEWPAGYFKEGIWFSEWPDPKDIILKVVTLDPSKGATEKSDYQAYIKLAVAKNGTCYVECDMEREDIARMVMRCFETYVSFGPDHFAIEENFFEGMLSGAVKAQSQAAGFMIPVIGITNRLNKIQRIRQLTTYLANGEIRFKAGHIGTALLVNQLKAFPGGTHDDGPDALEMAMRTVRELLLGE; this is encoded by the coding sequence TTGCTGGACCAGCTGCCGACAGCAGCGGGGTCGCTGGTGCGCCGTCTTCCGAACAACCGACTGGCGATATCATCGAAGTTAGTGGCGGCAGCGGAGCAGGAGCTGGCCCAGCGTAGCCTGTACCACTTCACGAAGCAGGCATGGCACATCCTGGAGCCGGATGCCCCCTTCGTTGACAACTGGCATATTAAAGCGATTGCCGAGCACCTGGAAGCGATTGTGAACCCGGTGAATGACGACACGCTCGGGCTCCGTGACTTTCTGATCAAGAAACTTTTGATCAACGTTCCGCCAGGGGCGATGAAATCTATTCTGGTTAATGTGATGTTCCCAGCCTGGACATGGGGACCGAACAACAAGCCGTCGAAGCGTTTCTTTTACGCGAGCTACGATCAGGCGTTGTCGATGCGAGACTCCGTGAAGTGTCGCGATCTGATTCGCTCTGATTGGTATCAAAAGCGATGGGGTAAAATCTTCAGCCTGAAGTACGGGCAGGACCAGAAGAAGAAATTCGAGAACAACAAAAAAGGCTGGCGGATGGCGACCAGTGTCGGCGGAACAGGCACCGGCGAACACCCCGACGTGATTGTGGTCGACGACCCGCACAACGCACTGCAGGCCGAATCGGAGAACGAGCGGAAGACGGCGGTTGAGTGGTGGTCCGGGACGATGGCAACTCGCGGCGTATCGCGGCAGAGTTCTCGCGTGATGATTATGCAGCGGCTGCATGACCAGGATCTCTCGGGTCATGTGCTAACGAAGGAGAAAGGCTGGCTCCATATCTGCTTGCCGATGCGGTTTGAGTTCGACCGAATGAAAACGACGCCGCTCGGATTCAACGATCCACGAACTGAGGTCGGGGAGTTGCTCTGGCCTGCTTTGTTCAACGAGCAGGCTGTCGATGATCTGGAAAACACACTGCGTGCTGTCAGTGAGGCGAGCATCGCCGGGCAGCTGCAGCAGCGACCTCCAGAGAAGTTTGACGGAGCGGAGTGGCCTGCTGGCTATTTCAAAGAGGGAATCTGGTTCAGCGAGTGGCCCGATCCGAAGGATATTATTCTAAAGGTCGTTACACTGGACCCGTCGAAGGGGGCGACCGAAAAGAGCGATTACCAGGCTTACATCAAGCTCGCTGTTGCGAAAAATGGAACCTGTTACGTCGAGTGTGACATGGAGCGGGAGGACATCGCCCGAATGGTGATGCGCTGCTTCGAAACGTATGTAAGCTTCGGTCCGGACCATTTCGCCATTGAGGAGAACTTTTTTGAGGGGATGCTGTCAGGGGCGGTAAAGGCGCAGTCGCAGGCGGCGGGCTTCATGATTCCGGTGATCGGCATCACGAACCGACTGAACAAGATTCAGAGAATTCGGCAGTTGACGACGTACCTCGCAAATGGCGAGATTCGGTTTAAAGCCGGTCACATTGGCACGGCACTGCTCGTGAACCAGTTGAAAGCGTTTCCGGGCGGTACTCACGATGACGGCCCTGATGCGTTGGAGATGGCGATGCGGACGGTGCGGGAACTTTTATTAGGAGAATAG
- a CDS encoding carbon storage regulator, translating to MLVLERKVDQRIRIGNDVELVIIKTSRGAVKIGIAAPDEVKIVRGELVKESEYEHENAA from the coding sequence GTGCTGGTATTAGAACGCAAAGTAGACCAACGGATCAGGATCGGCAACGACGTCGAGCTGGTCATCATTAAAACATCCCGTGGTGCCGTGAAAATCGGTATCGCCGCCCCGGATGAAGTAAAGATCGTCAGGGGTGAGCTAGTTAAGGAATCGGAGTATGAGCACGAGAACGCAGCTTAA
- a CDS encoding LexA family protein, whose translation MQEAIERRPLTERQKQYYEFICRFTVANFRVPKLDEIAQAMGVIKNSSAIPTVNTLIRDGYLRRLESNRGFDLVVKEDERQYIRLSPGEGATIGNVYIGLVQTEESCEGDPIYVIEVMAPDVLGKLERCK comes from the coding sequence ATGCAGGAAGCAATTGAACGACGACCACTCACCGAGCGTCAGAAGCAGTATTATGAATTCATTTGCCGCTTCACCGTGGCGAATTTCAGAGTTCCAAAACTCGACGAGATCGCACAGGCGATGGGTGTAATAAAAAACTCGTCGGCAATACCGACCGTGAATACGCTGATTCGGGACGGCTACCTGAGACGGCTTGAAAGCAATCGTGGTTTCGACCTGGTTGTCAAGGAAGATGAGCGGCAATACATCCGCCTGTCGCCGGGCGAAGGGGCGACGATTGGCAATGTCTACATCGGCTTGGTTCAGACAGAGGAGAGCTGCGAAGGTGATCCGATTTACGTGATTGAGGTGATGGCTCCGGATGTTCTGGGAAAGTTGGAGAGGTGCAAATGA